Within the Portunus trituberculatus isolate SZX2019 chromosome 26, ASM1759143v1, whole genome shotgun sequence genome, the region atttaaaactggtttagcaaaaaaaaaaaaatccatgatgtggccagcactggcgaaatcacaaagtctcagatctgctgacgctgtacgggttaaaagTAAGTCTAAattaatcagaaaaaaaaaataatagtttgaTTCAAAAAAGAGGTTGgggtgtaattttaaatatttaccgttttttttcccttaaattAGAGAATCATAAGGAATAATTTGTAGCGGAAAATGTATAGAAGTAAAAATGGTTGTTGTTACGGTATGATCTCTGCATTAATATTTTTGCcttctacctaacctaacaaagccTAACCACGCGGTAGATAATATACCCAAGCAGCACCAAAAAGGTGTACTTCCTATTACATACTACAGTAGTTTTTTGTTTTAACACAGGTTGCATATTTCATAGATTAATACCCTGTTGCCTGTCTCACTGTGGTATTTATTTTGATCGAACTGCCCAAGTCAATCTGTATTTCATTAATGCATGCTACCTACAACATTCCAGTAATAGTACATAttacactatcattatcatagcATTTCATCCTTAGGTAATGTATTTTGCTTTTCAATTTCAGGAGAATCTCGGCGGTCTCTGGAATTCCAGTATAGGATAAGCCACAGTCTGATCTCCAGCATTATACCTGAAGTGTGTGATGCCATGTATGCAGTCCTAAAGGATACCTACTTGAAACTTCCCACATCTTCAAGTGAAAGGCAAAAGGTCGCACGCGGCTTCAACACTTTATGGAACTTCCCTAACTGTCTAGGAGCTCTTGATGGAAAGAGGTTCCTTGTGATAAAGCCATCAAACTCTGGATCGGAGTACTTCGATTACAAGTCTCATCACAGTGTTATTTTGTTAGCTCTAGTTGGTGCAAAGTACAATTTTTTGTATGTTGATGTTGGTGCTCAGGGACGTGCAGGTGATGCAGGTGTGTGGGACAAATATAATCTTAAAAAGtacttggaagaaaaaaaaaacttgaggtACTAGGTGAAACATCACTGCCTTACTCAGATATACAGTCACCTTATGTGATTGTTGGTGACGATGCATTTCCGCTAAAAAACGTATCTAATGAAGCCTTACCCAGGCAAAGACCTTACTGCTGACCAAAGGATTTTTAATTATAGGTTGTCTCGTGCGAGGCGTGTCTCAGAGAGTGCTTTTGGTATACTAGCAGCAAAGTTTTGTGTCTTCCAACAGCCTATAAAGTCTAAGCCAGAATATGTCAATATCGATAATATTTGCAGCTATTGCTCTCCATAACTTCCTGCATACAAATTGTAAAGCACCACTACCCTCTGAAGTCATGGGGAGGGAGAACATTGAAAATGGAATCATCATTCCGCCAAGAGTGTAAGAGTTGGCAGGGGACACTCAAATGATGCCAAGAATGCAAGAAATAACTTGAAGGACTACTTCATGACCAATGGAAAAGTTGCATGACAAGAGAGAATGGCTCTTCTACATTAGTGTCTCAAATATGAGGTGCGATAGGGCATTTTCAACACCTTTACTTAGCTGCTGAAGCATACTTATTTCACtcttacatacatgcatacttcTTCAAGTTGGGTGAGcagatttttcttgtttgtggggAAGTGTGTATCACAGCTCGTCATCCTCAGTGGTTAAGAATGCTGGCATCATTGGTCTCTACAACTTGTTACTTGGGCTTGTGGCTGTGACCCCTTAAGTGTGACGTACctcttggatgtgtgtgtgtgtgtgtgtgtgtgtgtgtgtgtgtgtgtgtgtgtgtgtgtgtgtgttgtatttacatagttgtagtTTACGGGAGGGGAGCAAGCTCATATTGACTCGTCTTTATACCTTGTTTCGTCCAGCTTAGCTTTGAAACTGTGAACACTGACTGCATTCTTCTTGCAGTTTCATACAATCATTTACATTTTCCACTTTCCTCATGATCTTGGCATCATCcgcaaaaaaaattataggaC harbors:
- the LOC123509286 gene encoding uncharacterized protein LOC123509286; its protein translation is MAMGREEWSNVAQVVITCYEPYKYLEERDKDTKLRQSISPVQRLSLTLRYLATGESRRSLEFQYRISHSLISSIIPEVCDAMYAVLKDTYLKLPTSSSERQKVARGFNTLWNFPNCLGALDGKRFLVIKPSNSGSEYFDYKSHHSVILLALVGAKYNFLYVDVGAQGRAGDAGVWDKYNLKKYLEEKKNLRY